A window of Prolixibacter sp. SD074 contains these coding sequences:
- a CDS encoding nitric-oxide reductase large subunit, producing the protein MNTKRLWAGFILVMVISFGVLLYYGEEIYRKAPPEPEKVVTQSGETLFSGQDIKNGQNVWQSIGGQELGTVWGHGAYKAPDWTADWLHKEAVFILNKWAEAEYGKGYAALNDENKAALKARLKNLIRKNRYDENTGVLTIPDVQAEAVKAISKEYTGLFMDGPQYQKLREDYSIPPGTVKDPERMHEMNAFFFWATWATSTDRPGMEITYTNNWPPEKLIDNKPTSSLIIWTGFSVILLLAGIGLLAWYYASNREEEDFTEVPKVNPLSGQHITPSMRATLKYFWVVSLLILVQIGMGIITAHYGVEGLGFYGLPLDKILPYSVSRTWHLQLAIFWIATSWLATGLFMAPAVSGHEPKYQKLGVNVLFIALLVIVVGSMAGQWMGIMQRLGLVDNFWFGTQGYEYVDLGRFWQIFLFIGLFIWLFLLGRALWPAITKKSDNRQLLILFLISSIAIAAFYGAGLMWGRQTNLSIAEYWRWWVVHLWVEGFFEVFATVVIAFLFVRMQLIKPKLATATVLFSTIIFLSGGILGTFHHLYFAGTPTAVLAIGATFSALEVVPLVLVGFEAYHNIRMSKASGWIQTYKWPINFFVAVAFWNLVGAGIFGFVINPPIALYYMQGLNTTAVHAHAALFGVYGMLGIGLMLFVLRDMNLQPEWKEKQLKFAFWTLNIGLLLMVLISLLPVGLMQTWASVKYGLWYARSPQFLNHPPMQTLRWLRVIGDTVFTAGALVLVWFVFGLKTGWSIKKK; encoded by the coding sequence ATGAACACAAAACGATTATGGGCAGGATTTATCCTTGTCATGGTAATTTCATTTGGTGTATTACTCTACTACGGTGAAGAGATTTATCGCAAGGCACCTCCCGAACCTGAAAAAGTTGTTACGCAAAGCGGAGAAACACTTTTTTCCGGCCAGGACATTAAGAATGGGCAAAATGTGTGGCAATCCATTGGTGGACAAGAACTGGGTACCGTTTGGGGACACGGCGCCTACAAAGCACCTGACTGGACAGCTGACTGGCTGCACAAAGAGGCTGTTTTTATTCTGAATAAATGGGCCGAAGCCGAATATGGAAAAGGCTATGCCGCTCTGAACGATGAAAACAAAGCGGCACTTAAAGCCCGGCTGAAAAACCTGATAAGGAAAAACCGGTATGATGAAAATACCGGAGTGCTAACCATTCCTGACGTTCAGGCCGAAGCAGTTAAAGCAATCAGCAAAGAATACACCGGTCTGTTTATGGATGGTCCTCAATACCAAAAACTCCGCGAAGATTACAGTATTCCACCCGGAACCGTCAAAGACCCGGAAAGGATGCACGAAATGAATGCTTTCTTTTTCTGGGCTACCTGGGCCACATCCACTGACCGCCCGGGAATGGAAATCACGTATACCAACAACTGGCCGCCCGAAAAACTAATTGACAATAAACCGACCAGTTCATTGATTATCTGGACAGGTTTCAGTGTGATACTGCTGCTGGCAGGAATTGGTCTGCTTGCCTGGTATTATGCTTCGAATCGTGAAGAAGAAGATTTCACTGAAGTTCCGAAGGTCAATCCCCTTTCGGGACAACACATTACACCCTCGATGCGGGCAACACTGAAATACTTTTGGGTTGTATCCCTCCTCATCCTGGTACAAATTGGCATGGGGATTATCACCGCTCACTATGGCGTTGAAGGATTGGGCTTTTACGGACTCCCCCTCGATAAGATATTACCATACAGTGTTTCCCGGACGTGGCATCTCCAGCTCGCTATCTTTTGGATCGCTACATCATGGCTCGCCACCGGATTGTTTATGGCTCCGGCCGTCTCCGGTCATGAACCCAAATACCAAAAACTGGGCGTCAATGTCCTGTTCATCGCCCTGCTGGTTATCGTTGTCGGTTCTATGGCCGGTCAGTGGATGGGAATCATGCAACGGCTCGGTTTGGTCGATAACTTCTGGTTTGGTACCCAGGGATACGAGTATGTCGATCTGGGGCGTTTCTGGCAAATCTTCCTGTTTATCGGACTTTTCATCTGGCTCTTTCTGCTGGGACGCGCCCTCTGGCCAGCCATTACCAAGAAATCGGATAACCGACAGCTACTGATTCTTTTCCTAATCTCTTCTATTGCCATCGCGGCATTCTATGGTGCCGGACTGATGTGGGGACGACAGACCAACCTTTCCATTGCAGAATACTGGCGCTGGTGGGTTGTTCACCTTTGGGTGGAAGGATTCTTCGAGGTATTTGCTACGGTTGTTATCGCCTTCCTTTTTGTCCGTATGCAGCTGATCAAGCCAAAGCTGGCTACGGCGACGGTGTTGTTTTCCACCATTATTTTCCTCTCAGGAGGTATTCTCGGAACATTCCACCACCTCTACTTCGCCGGAACTCCTACGGCCGTTCTGGCTATTGGAGCGACATTCAGCGCCCTGGAAGTCGTGCCGCTGGTTCTTGTAGGTTTCGAGGCTTATCATAATATCCGAATGAGCAAAGCCAGCGGTTGGATTCAGACCTATAAATGGCCGATTAACTTCTTTGTGGCAGTGGCGTTCTGGAATCTCGTCGGAGCAGGAATCTTTGGATTTGTCATCAATCCTCCCATCGCACTGTATTACATGCAGGGACTAAACACGACGGCGGTTCATGCCCACGCTGCTCTGTTCGGTGTTTACGGCATGCTGGGTATCGGTCTGATGTTGTTCGTTTTGCGTGATATGAATCTTCAACCGGAGTGGAAGGAAAAGCAACTGAAGTTTGCCTTTTGGACACTCAACATCGGGCTGCTGCTGATGGTGCTTATCAGTCTTCTCCCGGTTGGATTGATGCAAACCTGGGCCAGTGTGAAGTACGGTCTTTGGTATGCCCGTTCACCCCAATTCCTGAATCATCCGCCCATGCAAACCCTCCGTTGGTTGCGCGTGATTGGCGATACAGTATTCACCGCCGGCGCACTGGTATTGGTTTGGTTTGTTTTTGGATTGAAAACAGGCTGGTCGATTAAAAAGAAATAA
- the ric gene encoding iron-sulfur cluster repair di-iron protein — protein sequence MKITSDSNVGEIVRENFKAAQVFASHHIDFCCNGNRPLNEASRKAGVEPEILLEELNAALLENDPDAEYLNALALDKLIGYIVERHHTYVRKHIPVLLENLEKIERKHSEHHPEIIEIKKLFEGSAGDLTMHLQKEEMVLFPHIKRLEAVKRGEVPYQAPSFGQVENPVAMMMQEHQNEGERFEKIAKLSAGYSIPDDACNTFRVTYQQLADFEKDLHRHIHLENNILFPKAIELEQKMAVK from the coding sequence ATGAAGATAACGAGTGATTCAAACGTAGGAGAGATTGTACGTGAGAACTTTAAGGCAGCCCAGGTGTTTGCTTCTCACCATATTGATTTTTGTTGTAACGGCAATCGTCCATTGAACGAAGCAAGCCGCAAGGCCGGTGTGGAACCGGAAATTTTGCTGGAAGAGTTAAATGCAGCACTGCTGGAAAACGATCCGGATGCTGAATATTTAAATGCGCTGGCGTTGGATAAGCTGATTGGCTATATTGTCGAGCGGCATCATACGTATGTGAGGAAACACATTCCGGTTTTGTTGGAGAATCTGGAGAAAATAGAGCGAAAGCACAGTGAACATCATCCTGAGATAATTGAGATCAAAAAATTATTCGAAGGTTCAGCTGGCGATTTGACGATGCACTTACAAAAGGAAGAAATGGTTCTTTTTCCTCATATTAAGCGTCTGGAAGCAGTAAAAAGGGGAGAAGTTCCTTATCAAGCGCCGTCATTCGGGCAGGTAGAAAATCCGGTTGCAATGATGATGCAGGAACATCAAAACGAAGGAGAACGTTTTGAAAAGATTGCTAAATTATCGGCCGGATACAGTATTCCCGATGACGCCTGCAATACCTTTCGGGTGACCTATCAACAGTTGGCCGACTTTGAAAAGGATTTGCATCGGCACATTCATTTGGAAAATAACATACTTTTTCCGAAAGCCATTGAACTGGAACAGAAGATGGCGGTTAAATAG
- a CDS encoding Rrf2 family transcriptional regulator yields MVGKAAEYAIRALVYICMKNLEGKTPGFREVAKEIESPEPYTAKILQTLARSRVLSSVKGRGGGFFFKELTPEASPTLYDVISQMGDAHIFTSCGFGLKHCDDAHPCPMHEEYLPIRDGFYRLVRKETIYSLAQKVMKQEAVINRLMN; encoded by the coding sequence ATGGTAGGAAAAGCAGCTGAATACGCCATCAGGGCGTTGGTTTACATCTGTATGAAAAATCTGGAAGGGAAAACGCCCGGCTTTCGCGAAGTAGCAAAAGAAATTGAAAGTCCGGAACCTTACACCGCCAAAATCTTGCAGACGTTAGCCCGATCGCGTGTACTTTCATCGGTGAAAGGCAGGGGAGGAGGATTCTTTTTTAAAGAGCTTACCCCTGAAGCTTCGCCCACACTGTATGACGTCATCAGCCAAATGGGAGATGCCCATATTTTCACCAGTTGCGGATTTGGATTAAAGCATTGCGACGACGCACATCCTTGTCCGATGCATGAAGAATATCTTCCTATCAGAGACGGCTTCTATCGGTTGGTGCGAAAGGAAACAATTTATTCTTTGGCTCAAAAGGTAATGAAACAGGAAGCTGTTATAAACCGATTAATGAACTAA
- a CDS encoding FGGY-family carbohydrate kinase: protein MAFFGVPEEMEDKLIPGICGQVDGSVIPGMVGLEAGQSGFGDIYAWFKNVLSWPLQFLDDEVQRKVIEDKILPALSEEAAKIPVEESTIVATDWLNGRRTPDADQTVTGTIAGLNLGSSAPRIFRALVEATAFGSRAITDRFAEHGIEIKEVVGIGGVAKKSPFVMQTMADVLNMPIKVSVSEQAMALGAAMFAAVAAGVYPSVEEAQAAMGQGFEKTYYPIAENAVKYDEIYKKYIELGKL, encoded by the coding sequence ATGGCTTTTTTTGGTGTGCCAGAAGAGATGGAGGATAAGCTCATTCCGGGTATCTGCGGACAAGTGGATGGTTCTGTTATTCCCGGCATGGTAGGCCTCGAAGCAGGCCAATCAGGATTTGGCGATATTTATGCATGGTTTAAGAATGTGCTGAGCTGGCCGCTGCAATTCCTCGATGATGAGGTGCAAAGAAAAGTCATTGAAGATAAAATCCTGCCGGCATTGTCGGAAGAAGCCGCTAAGATTCCGGTTGAAGAATCAACCATTGTGGCTACCGATTGGCTGAACGGCCGTCGTACGCCGGATGCCGACCAAACCGTTACCGGAACCATTGCCGGATTGAATTTAGGCTCTTCGGCTCCGCGTATTTTCCGGGCGTTGGTAGAAGCAACGGCCTTTGGTTCACGGGCCATTACCGACCGGTTTGCCGAGCATGGCATCGAAATTAAAGAAGTGGTCGGTATCGGCGGTGTCGCCAAAAAATCTCCATTCGTGATGCAGACCATGGCCGATGTGCTGAATATGCCGATTAAAGTGTCGGTATCGGAGCAGGCAATGGCGCTGGGAGCTGCGATGTTTGCTGCGGTTGCTGCGGGAGTTTATCCATCAGTGGAAGAAGCTCAGGCTGCGATGGGACAGGGTTTTGAAAAGACCTATTATCCCATTGCTGAGAATGCGGTGAAGTACGATGAGATTTATAAGAAATATATTGAATTGGGAAAACTTTAA
- a CDS encoding alpha-L-arabinofuranosidase C-terminal domain-containing protein: protein MKHLKFGVVALFLLFSVKLMAQENRMTVYPDEAKQLISKEIYGQFAEHLGHGIYGGIYVGEKSDIPNIDGYRTDVVNALKAMKVSVIRWPGGCFADTYHWKDGIGPKDKRPSIVNVNWGGVTEDNRFSTFMWSAPYKIASDPNVDDYNWMETVMKKTMRHPNLIQGISLHYYTIPHNRVGLIIDEWGDWFNVKPGTNPGFLYQQNSMRDSLVAGVNMNIFNNHTDRVTMG, encoded by the coding sequence ATGAAGCATTTAAAATTTGGGGTAGTTGCCCTGTTCTTATTATTCTCTGTAAAACTCATGGCACAGGAAAACCGGATGACGGTATATCCTGACGAAGCCAAACAGCTAATCAGCAAAGAAATTTATGGCCAGTTTGCCGAGCATCTGGGTCATGGCATTTATGGTGGTATTTATGTTGGCGAGAAATCTGATATCCCCAACATCGATGGATATCGTACCGATGTAGTGAACGCACTGAAAGCGATGAAGGTTTCGGTCATTCGCTGGCCCGGCGGTTGTTTTGCCGACACCTATCACTGGAAAGACGGAATCGGACCGAAAGATAAGCGTCCTTCCATTGTGAATGTGAACTGGGGCGGAGTAACCGAAGATAACCGCTTTTCGACCTTCATGTGGAGTGCTCCGTATAAAATCGCCAGCGATCCGAATGTTGATGATTATAACTGGATGGAAACGGTGATGAAAAAAACGATGCGTCATCCGAACCTCATTCAGGGAATTTCGCTCCACTATTATACCATTCCGCATAATCGTGTTGGTTTGATTATCGACGAATGGGGTGACTGGTTCAATGTTAAACCTGGAACCAATCCCGGATTTCTTTACCAACAAAACTCTATGCGCGATTCATTGGTAGCCGGTGTCAACATGAACATTTTTAATAATCACACCGATCGCGTGACGATGGGCTAG
- a CDS encoding alpha-L-arabinofuranosidase C-terminal domain-containing protein produces the protein MVNVLQSVIMTKGKEMVLTPTYYVYKMYSVHQDVRLVPINLKSDSYTYKGDSIPSISSSASLKDGVMSITLCNLNPDKAETLECDIPNVQYRQASGKIVDGKTMDSYNDLGKKEEVALSDFSVEKPKNGKLNITLPAHSVVLVQLK, from the coding sequence ATGGTGAATGTACTTCAGTCGGTTATCATGACCAAAGGAAAAGAGATGGTGCTGACACCGACCTACTACGTATACAAAATGTACAGCGTGCATCAGGATGTCCGTTTGGTTCCTATTAATCTGAAGAGCGATTCTTATACTTACAAAGGTGACAGTATTCCGTCTATCAGCTCTTCCGCTTCACTGAAGGATGGCGTAATGAGCATTACCCTTTGTAATCTGAATCCTGACAAAGCGGAAACACTGGAGTGCGATATTCCTAACGTGCAGTATAGACAAGCCTCCGGTAAGATTGTCGATGGTAAAACCATGGATTCTTACAATGATTTGGGGAAGAAGGAAGAAGTGGCTTTGAGCGATTTTTCGGTAGAAAAACCGAAGAATGGCAAATTGAATATTACCTTGCCTGCTCATTCAGTTGTACTGGTTCAGTTGAAATAA
- a CDS encoding aldose epimerase family protein, whose product MKTSLTMLSLVLTVVMMSCQPQSKPSVFTPDVQKISPEKFHQTVDGKQVKLYTLVGQNGIGMKVTNYGARIVALCVPDKDGKPTDVVLGYDNLNDYIHRPQTYFGAAIGRYANRIGDAKFTLNGVEYKLVANDGKNSLHSGPKGYATVVWNAKKLSDSKIQFTYYSPDMEEGYPGDLDVTVTYELTSQNGMKIDYKATTDKETVLNLTNHSYFNLSGEGSKTILDHVMMLNADSITPVDSTLIPTGVIESVTGTPFDFTQPTPIGQRINADNTQLKYAGGYDHNWVLNNKSDNVALAATVYSPASGIRMDVLTDQSGIQFYTGNFLNGQEIGKSGKPYGHRSAFCLEVQHYPDSPNKPQFPTTTLKPGQTYRHECIYRFSVLK is encoded by the coding sequence ATGAAAACGAGTTTAACAATGCTTTCGCTGGTTTTGACGGTTGTGATGATGAGTTGTCAGCCACAGTCGAAACCATCAGTATTTACACCGGATGTTCAGAAAATTAGTCCGGAAAAATTCCATCAAACGGTCGATGGAAAGCAGGTCAAGCTGTATACCCTGGTCGGTCAGAACGGCATTGGTATGAAGGTGACCAACTACGGTGCCCGCATCGTAGCACTTTGTGTGCCTGACAAGGACGGAAAACCAACGGATGTCGTGCTGGGTTACGATAACCTGAACGACTACATTCATCGTCCGCAAACCTACTTTGGAGCAGCGATTGGGCGGTATGCCAACCGTATTGGTGATGCAAAATTTACGCTTAACGGCGTTGAATATAAGTTGGTGGCCAATGATGGCAAGAATAGTTTGCACAGTGGGCCGAAAGGATATGCTACCGTTGTTTGGAATGCAAAGAAACTGAGCGATTCAAAAATTCAGTTTACCTATTATTCACCCGACATGGAAGAAGGTTACCCGGGTGATTTGGATGTTACGGTTACTTACGAACTGACTTCGCAAAACGGGATGAAGATTGATTACAAGGCAACCACCGACAAGGAAACGGTGCTGAACCTGACGAATCACTCGTATTTCAACCTTTCGGGAGAAGGTTCCAAAACCATTCTCGATCACGTAATGATGTTGAATGCCGACAGTATTACGCCGGTTGATTCGACTTTGATTCCAACAGGCGTTATCGAATCGGTTACCGGAACTCCATTTGATTTCACACAGCCGACGCCCATTGGCCAGCGCATCAACGCCGATAATACGCAGTTGAAGTACGCGGGAGGATATGACCACAACTGGGTGCTGAATAACAAAAGCGACAATGTGGCATTGGCTGCAACCGTTTATTCTCCGGCATCGGGAATCCGGATGGACGTGTTGACCGACCAGTCCGGTATCCAGTTCTACACCGGTAACTTTCTGAATGGCCAGGAAATTGGCAAATCGGGTAAGCCGTACGGGCATCGCAGTGCGTTCTGCCTCGAAGTGCAGCATTATCCCGATTCTCCGAACAAACCACAGTTCCCGACTACGACATTAAAGCCGGGACAAACGTATCGTCACGAGTGCATCTACCGTTTTTCGGTATTGAAATAA
- a CDS encoding thiamine pyrophosphate-dependent enzyme, translating to MSTLEIPYGKVLKNLSKEDILNDYKLAHISRQISFIGRKEVLRGNADFGIFGDGKEIAQLAMAHFFREGDWRSGYYRDQTFMLAAGMTTPEELFAQLYGDTDAKANPGNAGRSMVNHYGTPNVTPDGQWLNLVEQKNTASDIAPTAGQMPRMVGLAYASKLYRNNKDLHEYTQFSDLGNEVVFGTIGDASSAEGHFWETVNASAVLQVPLALSVWDDGYGISVPGKYQIAKANISEVLSGFEKHKGDENGILIYRAKGWDYARLLEMYGEGIARCREKHIPVLFHVTELTQPMGHSSSGSHERYKPKERLEWEAEFDAILKMKEWLLVEGIATEEELKSLEKEAEDIARKAKDKAWKNIKTPVQKERDELVRIVEGRSCSCVDALSDEVDAIAGTLKKIKYPIRKDTVSSVRKIMRNVCRTCPAKRSLQLQLSNWLKEQAVQNHERYSSKLYSETDFAAVKSTAVPPVFTAKSETIPGREVLLKNFDKLFAKYPLLVTFGEDTGALGDVNKGLEGMQAKYGELRVTDTGIRETTILGQGIGLALRGMRPIIEIQYFDYILYALQTLSDDLATLHWRTAGAQKAPVIIRTRGHRLIGIWHSGSPLSMIINSLRGIHVCVPRNMTQAAGMYNTLLESDDPALVVESLNGYRIREKCPENLGEFKVPLGIPEIMHEGTDVTLVTYGSCVRIAQEAVKQLEDFGISVELIDVQTLLPFDTTGVIGKSLSKTNRIVFFDEDVPGGTTAFMMQHVMEKQHGYFQLDSAPKTITAQSHRPAYTTDGDYFSNPNAEDVFDAIYEIMNEADPKQFPPIYPE from the coding sequence ATGTCAACATTAGAAATCCCTTACGGGAAAGTTCTTAAAAATTTGTCCAAAGAAGATATCCTGAATGACTACAAGCTGGCGCACATCAGTCGGCAAATCAGTTTTATCGGACGCAAGGAGGTGTTAAGGGGTAACGCCGACTTCGGAATCTTTGGCGATGGAAAAGAGATCGCTCAGTTGGCCATGGCCCACTTTTTCAGAGAGGGCGATTGGCGTTCAGGCTATTATCGCGACCAGACGTTTATGCTGGCCGCCGGGATGACGACTCCCGAAGAACTATTTGCACAATTGTATGGCGACACGGATGCAAAAGCCAATCCGGGAAACGCCGGCCGCTCGATGGTGAACCATTATGGTACGCCCAACGTAACACCCGACGGCCAGTGGCTCAACCTGGTCGAACAAAAAAACACCGCCTCCGACATTGCTCCCACTGCCGGTCAAATGCCTCGCATGGTTGGACTGGCATACGCATCGAAACTTTACCGGAACAACAAAGATTTACACGAGTACACACAGTTTTCCGATTTGGGTAACGAAGTGGTTTTTGGCACTATTGGCGATGCCAGCTCTGCCGAAGGCCATTTCTGGGAAACCGTCAATGCATCGGCGGTATTGCAGGTCCCGCTGGCACTCTCGGTATGGGATGATGGATATGGTATTTCCGTTCCCGGAAAATATCAGATTGCCAAAGCCAACATTTCAGAAGTGCTGAGTGGTTTTGAAAAGCACAAGGGCGATGAAAACGGTATTTTGATTTACCGTGCAAAAGGATGGGATTATGCACGCCTGCTGGAAATGTATGGCGAAGGCATTGCCCGTTGCCGGGAAAAGCATATTCCGGTTCTTTTCCATGTAACGGAATTAACCCAGCCGATGGGGCACTCTTCGTCAGGTTCGCATGAACGTTACAAACCGAAAGAACGCCTGGAATGGGAAGCCGAGTTCGATGCTATTCTGAAAATGAAAGAATGGCTGTTGGTAGAAGGAATCGCCACTGAAGAAGAACTAAAATCGTTGGAAAAAGAGGCGGAAGACATCGCGCGAAAAGCGAAGGACAAAGCCTGGAAAAATATCAAGACTCCGGTACAAAAGGAGCGCGACGAACTGGTTCGTATAGTGGAAGGCCGTTCCTGCAGTTGCGTAGATGCCCTCAGTGATGAAGTGGACGCCATTGCCGGCACATTAAAAAAAATCAAGTACCCCATCCGAAAGGATACCGTCAGCTCGGTCCGGAAAATCATGCGGAATGTTTGCCGCACCTGCCCGGCCAAACGGAGCCTTCAGCTTCAGCTTTCCAACTGGTTGAAAGAACAGGCGGTACAGAACCACGAACGATACAGCAGCAAACTATACAGTGAAACGGATTTTGCAGCCGTAAAATCAACCGCTGTTCCGCCGGTCTTCACCGCAAAATCGGAAACCATTCCCGGCCGTGAAGTACTGCTGAAAAACTTTGATAAGCTGTTTGCCAAATACCCGTTATTGGTCACCTTTGGCGAAGATACCGGCGCGTTGGGCGATGTCAACAAAGGACTGGAAGGCATGCAGGCCAAATATGGCGAACTCCGGGTAACCGACACCGGTATCCGCGAAACAACCATCCTGGGACAAGGAATTGGTCTAGCATTGCGCGGAATGCGCCCGATTATCGAGATACAGTACTTCGACTATATCCTGTATGCGCTGCAAACGCTTAGCGACGATTTAGCCACGCTGCACTGGCGTACCGCCGGCGCACAAAAAGCACCGGTCATTATCCGCACCCGCGGGCACCGGTTGATTGGTATCTGGCATTCCGGTTCACCACTTAGCATGATCATCAACTCGCTACGGGGAATACACGTTTGTGTACCGCGCAATATGACACAGGCAGCCGGTATGTATAACACGCTGTTGGAATCGGATGATCCGGCGCTGGTAGTTGAGTCGCTAAATGGTTACCGAATCCGGGAGAAATGTCCGGAAAACCTGGGCGAGTTCAAAGTGCCGCTCGGTATTCCCGAAATCATGCACGAGGGAACAGACGTAACGCTGGTTACTTATGGTTCCTGCGTACGCATTGCCCAGGAAGCGGTAAAACAACTGGAAGACTTTGGCATCAGCGTGGAACTGATTGATGTGCAAACGTTGTTGCCGTTCGATACCACCGGCGTTATTGGGAAATCACTTTCGAAAACCAACCGCATTGTCTTCTTCGATGAAGACGTGCCGGGCGGAACAACAGCCTTTATGATGCAACATGTGATGGAGAAACAGCACGGGTATTTCCAGCTCGACTCCGCACCAAAAACTATCACAGCCCAATCGCACCGTCCGGCCTATACAACCGACGGCGATTACTTCTCGAACCCGAATGCCGAGGATGTGTTTGACGCCATTTACGAAATAATGAATGAAGCCGATCCCAAACAGTTCCCGCCCATCTATCCGGAATAG